A section of the Castanea sativa cultivar Marrone di Chiusa Pesio chromosome 12, ASM4071231v1 genome encodes:
- the LOC142619362 gene encoding G-type lectin S-receptor-like serine/threonine-protein kinase At1g11410 isoform X2: MMNPAKGNTSLLLLSLLLLCPICTSLDNITPDQPLKDDGQHLLSNQKTFALGFFNPGSTSHRYVGIWYNQITVQTIVWVANRDTPLNDTSGVLSINGKGNLVLHTQNQTTPIWFTNVSFSVSSTNNSMAKLLDIGNLILVQQDSQHVAWQSFDYPTNTILSFMKLGLDRQTGLNRILTSWKSKDDPGNGNYSYQMVTTGYPQAYLYMGRTILWRAGSWTGIRWSGIPKMTANYFNVSFVNNQEETTIMFGTFPNSTDPKVSIKMVVDESGIVRRSLWQETTWVEYWSAPQELCDKYLNCGPNSYCDPHSLVNFECKCFPGFKPKSSRDCMRENQGVSMCNNGEGFVKLAHIKVPDTSIAHADMSLSMKECEQKCLRNCSCIAYASANESEGGIGCLTWQGDLVDARTYPDVGQDLYIRVDAVVLAQYAKKNGLTQKKRILAILGVLVAIMFLLVVPVVYCFVMKKKKENRHSTYSYSADSTLPYFEDSPSRRDLDGTRRNSNLPLFDLRTIIAATDNFSIANKLGQGGFGPVYKGLLQNGLEIAVKRLSKCSGQGIEQFKTEVALIAKLQHRNLVRILGCCIHKEEKMLIYEYLPNKSLDSFIFDETKRSCLDWGKRFEIICGIARGILYLHQDSRLRIIHRDLKASNVLLDNALNPKISDFGMARIVGGDQIEANTNCVVGT, translated from the exons atgatgaatccTGCTAAAGGGAATACATCATTGCTTCTTctctcccttcttcttctttgcccAATCTGCACTTCCCTTGACAACATAACACCAGACCAACCCCTCAAGGATGATGGTCAACATCTACTCTCAAACCAGAAAACATTTGCACTTGGGTTTTTCAACCCCGGCAGTACCAGTCATCGCTATGTTGGAATTTGGTATAACCAAATCACCGTACAAACCATTGTGTGGGTTGCAAACAGAGACACTCCTCTCAATGATACCTCCGGAGTCCTCTCCATCAACGGTAAGGGAAACCTTGTACTCCACACCCAAAACCAAACCACTCCTATTTGGTTCAccaatgtttctttttctgtcTCATCCACAAATAATTCTATGGCTAAGCTCTTAGATATAGGAAATCTTATTTTGGTTCAACAAGACAGCCAACATGTTGCATGGCAAAGTTTTGATTATCCCACCAATACTATACTTTCGTTTATGAAACTTGGGCTGGACCGGCAAACCGGGTTGAACCGGATCCTAACATCTTGGAAGTCCAAAGATGACCCGGGAAATGGCAACTACTCTTATCAAATGGTTACAACTGGGTACCCTCAAGCATACTTATACATGGGTAGGACTATATTATGGCGTGCTGGATCTTGGACTGGCATAAGATGGAGCGGAATACCCAAAATGACAGCAAATTACTTCAATGTTAGCTTTGTGAATAATCAAGAAGAAACCACCATTATGTTCGGTACATTTCCAAATTCAACAGACCCCAAAGTTAGTATTAAAATGGTGGTGGATGAATCAGGAATTGTGCGTCGGTCCTTATGGCAGGAGACTACATGGGTCGAATATTGGTCCGCCCCACAAGAGTTATGTGATAAGTATTTGAATTGCGGTCCAAATAGTTATTGTGACCCACACAGTTTGGTCAATTTTGAGTGCAAGTGCTTTCCTGGATTTAAACCCAAGTCATCTCGTGATTGCATGAGGGAAAACCAAGGAGTGTCCATGTGCAACAATGGAGAAGGGTTCGTGAAGTTGGCACATATAAAGGTGCCGGATACTTCAATAGCACATGCAGACATGAGTTTGAGTATGAAAGAGTGTGAGCAAAAGTGTTTGAGGAATTGTTCTTGTATTGCTTACGCAAGTGCAAATGAGAGTGAGGGAGGGATTGGTTGCTTGACATGGCAAGGGGACCTGGTGGATGCAAGAACATATCCTGATGTAGGACAAGATTTATACATACGTGTGGATGCAGTTGTATTAG cTCAATATGCTAAGAAAAATGGTCTTACTCAGAAAAAGAGGATACTAGCAATTCTGGGAGTTTTGGTTGCTATAATGTTTCTTCTTGTAGTCCCAGTTGTGTATTGTTTtgtaatgaagaagaagaaag AGAATAGGCATAGCACATATTCATATAGTGCTGACTCCACTTTACCATACTTCGAAGACTCTCCAAGTAGAAGGGACCTTGATGGAACTagaagaaattcaaatttgcCATTGTTTGATCTAAGAACCATTATTGCAGCTACAGATAACTTCTCTATTGCTAACAAGCTTGGCCAAGGTGGTTTTGGCCCAGTTTATAAG GGTTTGCTACAAAATGGACTGGAAATAGCAGTAAAAAGACTATCAAAATGCTCTGGACAAGGAATAGAACAATTCAAAACAGAAGTTGCACTAATTGCTAAACTCCAACATAGAAACCTTGTGAGAATTTTAGGTTGTTGCATTCACAAAGAAGAGAAGATGTTGATCTATGAGTACTTGCCAAATAAAAGCTTGGACTCTTTCATTTTTG ATGAAACAAAAAGGTCATGTTTAGATTGGGGAAAGCGATTTGAGATTATTTGCGGAATTGCTCGAGGGATCTTATATCTTCATCAAGATTCAAGGTTAAGAATTATCCATAGAGATTTAAAGGCTAGCAATGTTCTACTTGACAATGCattaaatccaaaaatttcGGATTTTGGTATGGCTAGAATTGTTGGAGGGGACCAAATTGAAGCTAATACAAATTGCGTTGTTGGAACATA